A genome region from Lucilia cuprina isolate Lc7/37 chromosome 3, ASM2204524v1, whole genome shotgun sequence includes the following:
- the LOC111685911 gene encoding fumarate hydratase, mitochondrial-like isoform X2 — protein MACADYRIETDTFGELKVPADKYYGAQTMRSQINFPIGGPTERMPKPVVQAMGILKKAAAEVNKEFGLDPKISEAISKAADDVISGKLYDDHFPLVIWQTGSGTQSNMNVNEVISNRAIELLGGKLGSKDPVHPNDHVNKSQSSNDTFPTAIHISVALELNNNLKPAIKILRDALKAKSEEFQNIIKIGRTHTMDAVPLTLGQEFSGYTQQMNYALDRIDACLPRVYELALGGTAVGTGLNTRIGFAEKCAAKIAQLTGLPFVTAPNKFEALAGRDAMVEVHGVLNTIAVSLMKIANDIRFLGSGPRCGLGELMLPENEPGSSIMPGKVNPTQCESMTMVAAQVMGNQVAVTVGGSNGHFELNVFKPLVVSNVLRSIRLLSDGSRTFTANCVQGIQANTERINKIMNESLMLVTALNPHIGYDKAAKIAKTAHKNGTTLKEEAIKLGYLTEEQFNQWVRPQDMLGPK, from the exons ATG GCTTGTGCTGACTATCGCATTGAAACTGATACCTTTGGTGAGCTAAAGGTACCAGCCGATAAATACTATGGCGCTCAAACAATGCGTTCTCAAATCAATTTCCCCATTGGTGGTCCCACCGAACGTATGCCAAAGCCTGTTGTTCAAGCCATGGGTATTTTGAAGAAGGCTGCTGCTGAAGTCAACAAAGAATTTGGTTTGGATCCTAAAATAAGTGAAGCTATCTCAAAGGCTGCTGATGATGTAATCTCAGGAAAGCTTTATGATGATCACTTCCCTTTGGTTATTTGGCAAACCGGCTCCGGCACTCAAAGTAACATGAATGTTAATGAG GTTATCAGCAATCGTGCCATTGAATTGCTGGGCGGTAAATTAGGCTCTAAAGATCCTGTTCATCCCAATGATCATGTTAACAAATCGCAAAGTTCTAACGATACTTTTCCCACTGCCATTCATATTTCCGTTGCTTTGGAATTGAACAATAATCTTAAGCCTGCCATTAAGATTTTGCGTGATGCCTTAAAGGCTAAATCTGAGGAATtccaaaatatcattaaaattggcCGTACCCATACCATGGATGCTGTACCTTTGACTTTGGGTCAAGAGTTCAGTGGTTATACTCAACAAATGAACTATGCTTTGGATCGTATTGATGCCTGTTTGCCACGTGTTTATGAATTGGCTTTGGGTGGTACTGCTGTCGGTACTGGTCTTAATACACGCATTGGTTTTGCCGAAAAATGCGCCGCTAAAATTGCCCAACTTACTGGTTTGCCATTTGTAACTGCCCCCAATAAGTTTGAAGCTTTGGCTGGTCGTGATGCCATGGTTGAGGTACATGGTGTTTTGAATACCATTGCTGTTAGTTTAATGAAGATTGCCAATGATATTCGTTTCTTGGGTTCTGGTCCCAGATGCGGTTTGGGTGAGCTAATGTTGCCTGAAAATGAACCTGGTAGCTCTATTATGCCTGGCAAAGTAAATCCCACTCAGTGTGAATCCATGACCATGGTTGCTGCCCAAGTTATGGGCAATCAAGTTGCTGTTACTGTTGGTGGCTCAAATGGTCATTTCGAATTGAATGTTTTCAAGCCTTTGGTTGTCTCCAATGTTTTGCGTTCCATTCGTTTGTTGT CTGATGGCAGCCGCACTTTCACTGCCAATTGCGTACAGGGCATTCAAGCCAATACCGAACGTATTAACAAAATCATGAACGAATCCCTTATGTTGGTTACTGCCTTGAATCCTCACATTGGCTATGATAAAGCCGCTAAAATCGCCAAGACTGCCCACAAGAATGGCACCACCTTGAAAGAGGAAGCCATTAAATTGGGTTATCTTACTGAGGAACAATTCAATCAGTGGGTCAGACCCCAAGACATGTTGGGACCCaagtaa
- the LOC111685911 gene encoding fumarate hydratase, mitochondrial-like isoform X1, giving the protein MFSQLLQRSSLCGVQQLSKTRWINTSTMACADYRIETDTFGELKVPADKYYGAQTMRSQINFPIGGPTERMPKPVVQAMGILKKAAAEVNKEFGLDPKISEAISKAADDVISGKLYDDHFPLVIWQTGSGTQSNMNVNEVISNRAIELLGGKLGSKDPVHPNDHVNKSQSSNDTFPTAIHISVALELNNNLKPAIKILRDALKAKSEEFQNIIKIGRTHTMDAVPLTLGQEFSGYTQQMNYALDRIDACLPRVYELALGGTAVGTGLNTRIGFAEKCAAKIAQLTGLPFVTAPNKFEALAGRDAMVEVHGVLNTIAVSLMKIANDIRFLGSGPRCGLGELMLPENEPGSSIMPGKVNPTQCESMTMVAAQVMGNQVAVTVGGSNGHFELNVFKPLVVSNVLRSIRLLSDGSRTFTANCVQGIQANTERINKIMNESLMLVTALNPHIGYDKAAKIAKTAHKNGTTLKEEAIKLGYLTEEQFNQWVRPQDMLGPK; this is encoded by the exons GCTTGTGCTGACTATCGCATTGAAACTGATACCTTTGGTGAGCTAAAGGTACCAGCCGATAAATACTATGGCGCTCAAACAATGCGTTCTCAAATCAATTTCCCCATTGGTGGTCCCACCGAACGTATGCCAAAGCCTGTTGTTCAAGCCATGGGTATTTTGAAGAAGGCTGCTGCTGAAGTCAACAAAGAATTTGGTTTGGATCCTAAAATAAGTGAAGCTATCTCAAAGGCTGCTGATGATGTAATCTCAGGAAAGCTTTATGATGATCACTTCCCTTTGGTTATTTGGCAAACCGGCTCCGGCACTCAAAGTAACATGAATGTTAATGAG GTTATCAGCAATCGTGCCATTGAATTGCTGGGCGGTAAATTAGGCTCTAAAGATCCTGTTCATCCCAATGATCATGTTAACAAATCGCAAAGTTCTAACGATACTTTTCCCACTGCCATTCATATTTCCGTTGCTTTGGAATTGAACAATAATCTTAAGCCTGCCATTAAGATTTTGCGTGATGCCTTAAAGGCTAAATCTGAGGAATtccaaaatatcattaaaattggcCGTACCCATACCATGGATGCTGTACCTTTGACTTTGGGTCAAGAGTTCAGTGGTTATACTCAACAAATGAACTATGCTTTGGATCGTATTGATGCCTGTTTGCCACGTGTTTATGAATTGGCTTTGGGTGGTACTGCTGTCGGTACTGGTCTTAATACACGCATTGGTTTTGCCGAAAAATGCGCCGCTAAAATTGCCCAACTTACTGGTTTGCCATTTGTAACTGCCCCCAATAAGTTTGAAGCTTTGGCTGGTCGTGATGCCATGGTTGAGGTACATGGTGTTTTGAATACCATTGCTGTTAGTTTAATGAAGATTGCCAATGATATTCGTTTCTTGGGTTCTGGTCCCAGATGCGGTTTGGGTGAGCTAATGTTGCCTGAAAATGAACCTGGTAGCTCTATTATGCCTGGCAAAGTAAATCCCACTCAGTGTGAATCCATGACCATGGTTGCTGCCCAAGTTATGGGCAATCAAGTTGCTGTTACTGTTGGTGGCTCAAATGGTCATTTCGAATTGAATGTTTTCAAGCCTTTGGTTGTCTCCAATGTTTTGCGTTCCATTCGTTTGTTGT CTGATGGCAGCCGCACTTTCACTGCCAATTGCGTACAGGGCATTCAAGCCAATACCGAACGTATTAACAAAATCATGAACGAATCCCTTATGTTGGTTACTGCCTTGAATCCTCACATTGGCTATGATAAAGCCGCTAAAATCGCCAAGACTGCCCACAAGAATGGCACCACCTTGAAAGAGGAAGCCATTAAATTGGGTTATCTTACTGAGGAACAATTCAATCAGTGGGTCAGACCCCAAGACATGTTGGGACCCaagtaa
- the LOC111685918 gene encoding uncharacterized protein LOC111685918, which translates to MIGSKDKLKTLKFRKSRLSEDIKEPQPATILPQRVFLYLHPKSITYPSDDIPLSGRLEIEIEHPYNTITTLSDHFMAKNVIQVDQFENEKPTFSITIEQDSLQDITNLSDTPIILTLYVYTKRSSNTSKLTEENVSEEEEGDENGERIPIAQGFIDIMEHFNKNRSHGIDTIYLYPLKTYAETLTWKTVWEIYSLHSLLKNVEFTNVLFINFGSLYNIDEDLMQDCNDLVANISFISKIPNENNIFDKIFICKFSTFYKDIISLQNLSKKWESLKNKEIENSNSMGIATDSKFHLHHLFTNLLCTENAQLNIAEINITKDFALICNSIHRYILTDIMQKTLEEILSQNQYQIIVEIYKEREENIVLLEGYIDLSVFMYPEVRIVPFAIELRPPKFHATNKDTMKNSKDKRKSQNKSNAQELTNKKIPFAIIQFCLNSPITNPLQVISRATGHKSKRHKYSHCTTTILTKTIQKDLSVKCEENYRDFDDLIREILDYMIIHEIKTLNDDNEYFCHQLGNLANKIMKLVACDFNIKTPTKTNIEFTNLLTMVYRELITRIYNYLNRCYFNNLEDCLLKMNAIETVLVTNMSMVKYLYESEGNIEMAEFIMNKLRSEYANNLILDFYTFLYDIERQNFDLVKLYLDKPLDEKDNQAEIFGELIEIYVNYKVQLQQPEESSNAEEFLIKSLIKHNINHNPKSLTGWILLYCVYKKYNYEPGMAYCRWKYENLYKRSFVKLDFIPKSRWEIYMPYKIKLKSIKGQNYIKVFETLLRLGLYNFSEWIFDEIAEECMEIERYFVTSTFMILNKNLEKFKIKTFPLDKLINSLQMSAVLALVNGNFEYLKETNSPAAITHNARLSPNVVKLLLEVGTSNRIL; encoded by the exons atgattGGATCAAAAGATAAACTAAAgactttaaaatttagaaaatccaGATTGTcg GAAGACATTAAAGAACCGCAACCAGCAACAATTTTGCCACAacgtgtatttttatatttacatccCAAATCCATAACCTATCCCTCCGATGATATACCCTTGAGTGGAAGGTTAGAAATTGAAATAGAACATCCATACAATACCATAACAACCTTAAGCGATCATTTTATGGCAAAAAATGTAATACAAGTAGAccaatttgaaaatgaaaaacctACATTTAGCATTACCATAGAACAAGATAGTTTACAAGATATAACAAATCTAAGTGATACACCAATTATTCTCACCCTATATGTTTATACAAAAAGATCGTCAAATACATCCAAACTTACAGAGGAAAATGTCTCCGAAGAAGAAGAAGGAGATGAAAATGGCGAACGTATACCAATAGCTCAGGGTTTCATTGATATAAtggaacattttaataaaaatcgcaGTCATGGTATTGATACCATCTATTTGTATCCCTTAAAAACTTACGCTGAAACCCTGACTTGGAAAACCGTATGGGAAATATATTCTTTACATtcacttttaaaaaatgttgaatttacAAATGTTCTCTTTATAAATTTCGGTTCCCTATACAATATTGACGAAGACCTTATGCAAGATTGTAATGATTTGGTGGCAAATATATCTTTTATATCCAAAATTCccaatgaaaataatatatttgataaaatatttatttgtaaatttagcACATTTTACAAAGATATCATTTCCTTACAAAACTTATCGAAAAAATGGGAATCgttgaaaaataaagaaatcgaAAATAGCAATAGTATGGGCATAGCAACGGATTCGAAATTTCATTTACACCATTTATTCACTAATCTTTTGTGCACGGAAAATGCACAATTAAATATAGCagaaataaatataactaaAGATTTTGCTTTAATATGCAATTCAATACATCGTTATATATTGACGGATATAATGCAAAAAACATTGGAAGAGATATTGTCCCAAAATCAATATCAAATTATTGTTGAAATCTATAAAGAAAGAGAGGAAAATATAGTTTTACTAGAGGGTTATATAGATTTGTCGGTATTTATGTATCCGGAGG TGAGAATAGTCCCTTTTGCCATTGAATTAAGGCCACCAAAGTTTCACGCTACCAACAAAGACACTATGAAAAATTCTAAAGATAAacgaaaaagtcaaaataagTCTAATGCTCAAGAGctaaccaacaaaaaaatacccTTTGCTATTATACAATTTTGTCTAAATTCGCCTATAACCAATCCTCTGCAAGTAATAAGTCGTGCAACTGGACATAAGTCAAAACGTCATAAATATAGTCATTGTACGACcacaatattaacaaaaactattCAGAAAGATCTGTCCGTTAAATGTGAAGAAAACTATAGAGATTTTGATGATTTAATACGTGAAATATTGGATTATATGATTATACATGAAATTAAAACTTTGAATGAtgataatgaatatttttgtcaTCAGTTGGGCAATTTAgctaataaaataatgaaattagttgcatgtgattttaatataaaaacgcCAACAAAAACGAATATTGAATTTACG aatCTTCTAACCATGGTGTATCGTGAATTGATAACACGCATTTATAATTACCTAAATAGatgttattttaacaatttggaAGATTGTCTTCTTAAAATGAACGCTATAGAAACTGTTTTGGTAACAAACATGAGTATGGTCAAATATTTATACGAATCGGAAGGGAATATAGAAATGGCGGAAtttattatgaataaattaCGCTCAGAATAtgctaataatttaatattggatttttatacatttctataTGATATTGAAagacaaaattttgatttggtTAAATTGTATTTAGATAAACCCTTAGATGAAAAAGATAATCAAGCGGAAATATTTGg TGAActaattgaaatttatgttaACTATAAAGTACAATTACAACAACCAGAAGAATCTTCCAACGCCGAAGAGTTTCTTATAAAATCATTAATCAAACATAATATCAATCACAATCCGAAATCATTAACGGGCTGGATATTATTATATTgcgtatataaaaaatataattatgaacccGGCATGGCGTATTGTCGTTGGAAGTATGAAAATCTTTATAAACGTTCATTTgttaaattagattttatacCCAAAAGTCGTTGGGAAATCTATATgccttataaaattaaattaaaatcaataaaggGACAAAACTATATTAAAGTTTTCGAGACACTATTACGTTTgggtttatataatttttcggAATGGATTTTTGACGAAATAGCCGAAGAATGTATGGAAATTGAAAGATATTTTGTAACAAGtacatttatgattttaaacaaaaatctggAAAAGTTTAAGATAAAAACATTTCCATTGGATAAACTAATAAATTCCTTGCAAATG AGTGCTGTGTTAGCTCTTGTTAATGGTAATttcgaatatttaaaagaaactaaTAGTCCAGCTGCTATTACTCATAATGCCAGGTTATCACCAAACGTTGTAAAACTCCTTTTAGAAGTTGGAACTTCGAacagaattttatga
- the LOC111685932 gene encoding protein regulator of cytokinesis 1-like, giving the protein MSLYDDEKQAMQLLTQKYVDKLTGIWEQIFHPDTCRENLRKLVDHATYFYGELVEESLSRKTFIENEINDLKKEAENLKRLLKTDVQLPSYEGNEVPLLIVQSELDKSLEDLREQLRLRKEQICELLLEQEALCEEIGEPPRALLADPLPTAEEIENFRKHLESLREEKVERMNKVSSMRREIKNFLQILDLKVSTEHEDRLLNHRQIKMNKETFEGLKRMHDLYGGQVKELRDTIQGMRNKLDTLWDRLKTSPNTRHKFNRYNDYNQHTYDVFYTELQRCETLKSQNIKLFVQQIRDEITKWWEKTLKSEVQKNRFSNFTSTCYTDDLLVLHEMELEDLKLYYETNKQIFELYADRNILWDRMNALEAKASEPGRYNNRGGQLLKEEKERKTIATKLPKIEQQICELVRQYEAREHAPFLVYGENIIDVMAAQWDQKRRDKELLQSARKNAGKPATNTASKTNSTMRTPLGMKNASSVSSLRKTPSTTSLASNTAAASSQKRKLNPTERQTPIAKRSLMQALNSPSVFLKPSTSKNNIQHSTNSSSVHSSSKSTKLNKSGTSFKSPMKKTKLIATTIRRRSGRLSGHNMKKRRSMNKTPSAAKTIPKIVVNNCPSDGYSTDYNADDTYDSFQKYIEPASRSSIIQNVSLSSDSSRTKRMQKIVDDENTRLAKLPRPRVTNRTPSKQHASFSNLTRTPTHNNHHSPASCATTGRKLTTKNLPIII; this is encoded by the coding sequence atgtcgcTGTACGATGATGAAAAACAAGCCATGCAATTGCTTACCCAAAAATATGTAGATAAATTAACCGGCATTTGGGAACAAATATTTCATCCTGACACATGCCGCGAGAATTTACGCAAACTAGTAGATCATGCCACCTATTTCTATGGCGAACTGGTGGAAGAGTCCTTGTCACgtaaaacttttatagaaaacgaAATTAACGATTTGAAAAAAGAAGCAGAAAATTTAAAGCGTTTACTAAAGACCGATGTACAACTGCCCAGCTATGAAGGTAATGAAGTGCCGTTATTAATAGTGCAATCGGAATTGGATAAAAGTCTAGAGGATCTGAGGGAACAATTAAGATTGCGTAAGGAACAAATCTGTGAGTTGTTGTTGGAACAGGAGGCTTTATGCGAGGAAATAGGAGAACCGCCACGTGCTTTATTAGCCGATCCTTTGCCGACCGCagaagaaattgaaaatttccgcAAACACTTGGAATCATTGAGGGAAGAAAAAGTAGAACGCATGAATAAGGTCTCTAGCATGCgcagagaaattaaaaatttcttacagaTTTTGGATTTAAAAGTAAGTACTGAACATGAGGATCGTTTGCTAAATCATAGACAAATCAAAATGAATAAGGAAACATTTGAGGGTTTGAAACGTATGCATGATTTGTATGGTGGTCAGGTTAAGGAATTACGTGACACTATACAGGGCATGCGCAACAAATTAGATACTTTGTGGGATCGTTTGAAAACTTCACCCAATACCCGGCACAAGTTTAATCGTTATAATGACTATAATCAACACACCTATGATGTATTCTACACTGAGTTGCAGAGATGCGAAACATTGAAAAgtcaaaatattaaactatttgTGCAGCAAATACGTGATGAAATAACAAAATGGTGGGAAAAGACTCTTAAgtcggaagtacaaaaaaatcgtttttcaaATTTCACTTCTACCTGTTACACAGATGATTTATTGGTTTTGCACGAAATGGAATTGGAGGATTTGAAGTTGTACTATGAGACTAACAAACAGATATTTGAGTTATATGCCGATCGTAATATTTTGTGGGATCGTATGAATGCTTTAGAAGCTAAAGCCTCAGAACCAGGCAGATATAACAATCGTGGTGGCCAGTTGTTAAAAGAGGAAAAAGAGCGCAAAACTATAGCCACCAAGTTGCCAAAAATCGAGCAGCAAATCTGTGAGCTGGTAAGGCAATATGAGGCCAGAGAACATGCTCCGTTTTTGGTGTATGGCGAGAATATAATCGATGTTATGGCAGCGCAATGGGATCAAAAACGTCGTGATAAAGAGCTATTGCAGTCGGCTAGAAAAAATGCCGGTAAACCGGCTACAAATACAGCATCTAAAACTAATTCTACCATGAGAACTCCTTTGGGCATGAAAAATGCTTCTTCGGTAagttctttaagaaaaactccCTCCACTACTTCATTGGCTTCCAACACAGCGGCTGCTTCTTCACAAAAACGAAAACTTAATCCCACAGAACGACAAACACCTATAGCTAAACGCTCCCTTATGCAGGCCTTAAATAGTCCCAGTGTTTTTCTCAAACCCTCTACcagtaaaaataatatacaacatTCCACCAATAGCAGCTCAGTGCATTCAAGTAGTAAATCTACTAAACTCAACAAATCAGGTACAAGTTTTAAATCACCTATGAAAAAAACCAAACTAATAGCCACCACTATACGTCGGCGCAGTGGCAGACTAAGTGGTcacaatatgaaaaaaagacGTTCCATGAATAAAACTCCCTCTGCGGCCAAGACAATACCGAAAATTGTTGTTAACAATTGCCCCTCGGATGGTTATAGCACCGATTACAATGCCGACGATACTTATGACTCATTTCAGAAATACATCGAACCAGCCTCACGTTCATCGATCATACAAAATGTCAGCCTTAGCAGTGATTCTTCGCGCACAAAACGTATGCAGAAAATAGTAGATGATGAAAATACTCGTTTAGCTAAACTACCCCGGCCCCGAGTGACAAATCGTACTCCCTCCAAACAACATGCTAGCTTTTCGAATCTAACCCGCACACCCACCCATAATAATCATCATTCACCGGCTTCTTGCGCTACGACTGGACGTAAATTGACTACGAAAAACTTGCCCATTATTatttaa
- the LOC111685926 gene encoding uncharacterized protein LOC111685926 — protein sequence MAMEIKTEYETEIGPTQVVFEVIDVPNTTKKIVIWSESETQQLLDLYENFYPQVGPHMRFKHKKDMWTEIATHFPGRHRKQCEERYKTVLKRKKKGLPEANVLEAEEWEENPIKTMKILEEERAAEEQTKTFRNVNMWTNSETRLLMSLHRTLIKEVGKRFTFQKDMWREIATNFPGKQPNQCEQRYKTVQKRKKKCVYTKSRRKTNDFKNKDSVGNSIWRNNRIAKNHINKCTNDTEMDELITLGEEVNNVPKTMEVITENISDIYTKIPQSSTTKEPFKQERKDLSLAEILWEIAAKKEEAKERRHRERMEATKQLQNILQQILNSKNIS from the exons ATGGCAATGGAAATAAAAACTGAGTACGAAACCGAAATTGGTCCAACACAAGTGGTATTTGAAGTTATTGATGTACCAAATACCACCAAAAAGATTGTCATATGGTCAGAAAGTGAAACACAACAGCTATTGGatctttatgaaaatttctacCCGCAAGTTGGTCCACATATGagatttaaacacaaaaaagatATGTGGACCGAAATTGCTACACATTTTCCTGGAAGACATCGTAAACAATGTGAGGAACGTTATAAGACTGTTCtgaagagaaagaaaaaaggtTTACCTGAGGCGAATGTTTTAGAAGCAGAGGAATGGGAGGAAAATCCCATAAAAACGATGAAAATACTTGAAGAAGAACGAGCAGCTGAGGAACAAACAAAAACGTTTAGGAATGTTAATA TGTGGACCAACAGTGAGACGAGGCTGCTTATGAGTCTTCATAGGACCTTAATAAAGGAGGTGGGAAAAAGATTTACATTTCAAAAAGATATGTGGCGAGAAATAGCTACAAATTTTCCCGGCAAGCAACCAAACCAATGTGAACAGCGTTACAAAACTGttcaaaagagaaaaaagaaatgtGTATATACAAAGAGCAGAAGGAAAACCAacgattttaaaaacaaagattCTGTTGGAAATAGTATATGGAGAAACAATAGAATTGCTAAAAaccatataaataaatgtactaATGATACAGAAATGGATGAGCTTATTACACTAGGAGAGGAAGTTAATAACGTACCGAAAACTATGGAAGTTATTACGGAGAATATTAGTGATATATATACTAAAATACCACAGTCCAGCACTACTAAAGAGCCTTTTAAACAGGAACGAAAAGATCTTAGTTTAGCGGAGATTTTGTGGGAAATAGCGGCAAAAAAGGAAGAAGCTAAGGAAAGACGTCATAGAGAAAGAATGGAAGCTACTAAACAATTACAGAATATATTACAACAAATCttgaattcaaaaaatatatcatag
- the LOC111685933 gene encoding protein ANTAGONIST OF LIKE HETEROCHROMATIN PROTEIN 1-like: protein MEKITILYAQKLIEDLMESSSSSDEDDEVFAVLNDLDKTNPKERTSDNKEMMETNENIQTTTNDVTVANVKEITNIKDKMQDDDRVAQTNETVPVTAKTENYKEVKDAVVNSQSLAKDKDNVAKNVLKRLETEKSNLDKEVKAAFQEGRFLSFEDKVLNMISERNFKHNFHVSRGTAIYLMEKYSLWYCKTTYLESSVKSRVETNVLAYLWFSANKTNFRNIAKLFKQTLSHIYKAIKTVVQFLVEELGAEVVKFPHSHPEKEAVAKDFEMVAGFPNVLGCFAESFFTIKVQKLAQDCGGYIVYLRGICDAKSKFLYAKTGIPRETVDTFLEKDLPELCSSDYHLLGDVKCPIREYLMIPFDNDGKLDEAGKMFNIKLIRTHVKIKKAFGLLRSRFQQLKYLDFLTAETMSEFIFSCCVVHNICIDRDDSYNEEICTDVSDRLHASSLSSIKNDEFLSDLGLMKRFEIKHIIFNNKT from the exons atggaAAAGATCACAATTCTATATGCCCAAAAACTAATAGAAGATTTAATGGAATCCTCATCATCATCCGATGAAGATGATGAAGTATTTGCTGTATTAAACGATTTAGACAAGACGAATCCAAAAGAACGTACAAGTGATAATAAAGAAATGATGGAgacaaatgaaaatattcaaacaaCAACTAATGATGTGACTGTAGCAAATGTTAAGGAAATCACTAATATAAAGGATAAAATGCAAGATGATGATCGAGTGGCTCAAACAAATGAAACAGTGCCAGTAACAGCAAAGACAGAAAACTATAAGGAAGTTAAAGATGCAGTTGTCAACTCACAATCATTGGCCAAAGACAAAGATAATGTtgccaaaaatgttttaaaacggTTGGAAACAGAAAAATCAAACTTAGACAAAGAAGTTAAAGCAGCTTTTCAGGAAGGACGCTTTTTAAGCTTTGAAGATAAAGTTCTGAATATGATATCAGAAAGAAAT TTTAAACACAATTTCCATGTTAGTCGAGGAACTGCTATTTATCttatggaaaaatattcattatggTATTGCAAGACAACTTATCTAGAAAGTAGTGTTAAATCAAGAGTGGAAACTAACGTATTAGCTTATCTATG GTTTTCTGCCAATAAGACCAATTTTCGTAATATTGCAAAACTATTTAAGCAAACCTTATCACATATATACAAAGCCATTAAGACAGTCGTACAGTTTCTTGTAGAAGAATTGGGAGCGGAAGTTGTTAAGTTTCCCCATTCTCACCCAGAGAAAGAAGCCGTTGCCAAAGATTTTGAAATG GTTGCTGGATTCCCCAATGTTCTAGGTTGTTTTGCTGaaagtttttttacaataaaagtacaaaaattagcTCAAGATTGTGGTGGTTATATTGTTTATCTGCGTGGAATATGTGATgcaaaatcgaaatttttatatGCTAAAACGGGCATACCCCGCGAAACAGTTGATACCTTTTTGGAAAAAGATCTACCAGAATTATGTTCATCCGACTATCATTTGTTGGGTGATGTAAAATGTCCCATAAGAGAATATCTAATGATACCATTCGATAATGATGGTAAATTAGATGAGGCtggtaaaatgtttaacattaaacTAATACGCACacatgttaaaattaaaaaggcaTTCGGTTTATTACGCAGTCGTTTTCAACAGttgaaatatttagattttctaACTGCCGAAACAATGTCCGAATTTATTTTTAGCTGTTGTGTTGTGCATAATATATGCATTGATCGTGACGATTCATATAATGAGGAAATTTGTACCGATGTTTCCGATAGACTTCATGCTAGTTCTTTGAGCAGTATTAAAAATGATGAGTTTCTTTCAGATTTGGGTTTAATGAAAAGAttcgaaattaaacatattatttttaataataaaacataa